In Octopus bimaculoides isolate UCB-OBI-ISO-001 chromosome 5, ASM119413v2, whole genome shotgun sequence, a genomic segment contains:
- the LOC106883088 gene encoding 40S ribosomal protein S2, with protein sequence MADAASAGGRGGFRGGFGGRGRGRGRGRGRGRGRGRGRGAKDADKEWVPVTKLGRLVKDGKIKTLEEIYLFSHPIKEAEIIDFFLGSTLKDEVLKIMPVQKQTRAGQRTRFKAFVAIGDHDGHVGLGVKCSKEVATAIRGAIVLAKLSIIPVRRGYWGNKIGKPHTVPCKVLGQCGSVTVILIPAPRGTGIVSAPVPKKLLNMAGIDDVYTQARGCTATMGNFAKATYNAIAETYAYLTPDLWKDNAFTRSPYQEFSDFLAKAHTKLPAPRQEDKPF encoded by the exons GTTTCGGTGGTAGAGGACGTGGTCGCGGCCGTGGCCGTGGACGTGGAAGAGGCCGCGGAAGAGGTCGTGGTGCTAAAGATGCCGACAAAGAATGGGTTCCCGTCACTAAATTAGGTCGTTTGGTGAAAGACGGCAAAATCAAGACCCTTGAAGAAATCTACCTGTTCTCCCATCCAATCAAG GAGGCAGAAATCATTGATTTTTTCCTGGGCTCAACCCTGAAGGATGAAGTCTTGAAGATTATGCCTGTACAGAAACAAACTCGGGCTGGTCAAAGAACACGATTTAAG gcatTTGTTGCCATTGGTGACCATGATGGCCATGTTGGTTTGGGTGTGAAATGTTCCAAAGAAGTTGCAACTGCTATCAGAGGTGCTATAGTTTTGGCTAAGCTGTCTATCATTCCAGTCAGACGAGGCTATTGGGGTAATAAAATCGGAAAACCTCACACTGTTCCTTGTAAG GTACTTGGTCAGTGTGGTAGTGTAACAGTGATCCTCATTCCTGCTCCTCGTGGCACAGGAATTGTGAGTGCCCCTGTTCCAAAGAAACTTCTAAATATGGCTGGAATAGATGACGTATACACTCAAGCTAGAGGCTGTACAGCAACCATGGGTAACTTCG CCAAGGCCACTTACAACGCCATTGCAGAGACCTATGCCTACCTCACACCGGACTTATGGAAGGACAATGCTTTCACCAGGTCGCCGTACCAAGAATTTTCTGACTTCTTGGCTAAGGCACACACTAAGTTACCAGCACCAAGGCAGGAGGACAAACCATTTTAA